TGAGGAGCGAAGATCGAGTTCACCCAAGTTAGGTTTTTATTTTGACCGATCACTAAGTATGCTTCCAGATGTAATTGGGAACCGGTAGCAGGAGCATTGTAATCCATTTTGTAGTAAGTCAGATCGGAATGGGAAAATATCTCATCCAGACCTTTTTTGAACTTATACTTTTCCTTCTTACCTTTATGAACAAACTGAACTTCCAATCCAGGATTGGTCATTGCGATGTCCTGCAGATACTGTTTCATCAGATCTACGTTAAAGGAAGTATCTATATTATTAAAATATTTTGGATTCAGTTCGAATTCGACAGCAGTTCCGTGTTCTTCTTTAGAAGCCTTTTCGATCGCTTCGATCATATTCGTTTTTTTGCTGATCGGTACTAACTTCTCTATCTGATCTTTTGTAAGAAGCGGACAATCATCGAATTTTCCGTGCTCGTCGAAATATAAGAAAACTTTTTCAGTATCTTCCTTAGAAAGTTTATAAGAACGGATCTGCTTTTTTGCGTCTTCGTGAAGAGTGAATAGTTTTTTGAAAGTACTACCGTCGTTAGTAGTTTTTACTTTAAAGTAAGAAGAAACCATTCTTACCAAAGAAATACCCACACCATTCTGACCGGCAACATGGTCCTGTTTTACATGGTCGTCGAAGTTCTCTCCGTACATTAAATGCAGATATACACCTTCCGCATTCTTTGCCGGGATCCCTCTTCCGTTATCAGCAACCGTTACAGTTTTTTTGTCGGAAGAAAGTTGGATAATAAGTTTGGACATCTTATCTTTTTCAGGAATAGTCTTGTCCTTTTGGTTCTTGCGGTATTCGTCTACCGCGTTCATACAAGCCTCGTCCAAACATTTTAATTTGGCTGGAACGTCTTCCAATTCCTCGTGAACGATCTCATATAAATTACCGCTGTTCTTACGGAAAAAATGCTGCTCGAATGTGGAAGCAGAGTTCTGCCCTAACCACATTCCGGTCCTCATCCTTACGTGTTCTACGTTGGAGAGTTTTTTGAAGTTCCGTTCCCCTCCGGTCGCGGGCTTCTTTTCGGTTTTGGTTTTAGCAGTGCTCATTCCTTGTCCCATTTATCCTTCAGCTCGGCTAATTCCCCGACCATGAATTCTGTTAATTTTTTATCTTCTTTCACAAGCCCTTGGTATCTGGAAAGGGCGGTTTTTGCCTCTACGATGGCTTCTTCACATTTGCGAACTTCTTCTAAAGTCATTCTATAGATCGGAATAGAAGCTAACCATTCGTAATATACGAATTTGGATTTTTGGAGTTTGTCCTCGAAATCCTTTTTGGATTTGATCCCGATCACTTTTTCATTCCATTTTTCTTTGATGAAACGGATCAATTCAGAGTTTCTTTCGATCTTCTCTTGTTCCAAACCTGCAAGACGTTTGAATCTTCGGATCAAGTGGGTCTTTCTGAAATCGCAGAAACGTTTGATGATCTCTTCCGGCCCGAAGTTTTTCAGACGACCGTCATAAGTTATAACGTTATTTGCCAAAGTTTGAGTATCTTCTTTGGAGATTACTGCTGAAATTTCTTTCGCGGTAGGTTTTTCACCCTTCTTATAATTCAATTCTATACGGAATGTTTGACTGGAATGGTCCACATAGTCTTTCAGCCAGGAATCTTTTCTTTCCAGAATATCATCTAGAAGGTTAATTACCTTTTCTCTATTCCAGTTCATTGGAGCATCTGTAAGATAGAGGGTATCTCCTTCCCAAGTAAAACCGAAGGTAGTGGTCATTGTGATATTGCCCGCTTCGGTTTTTGACATTTTCACTTCGCCTTTGTAATCCTTGTACCAAGGTTTTAAAGGAAGAGGCTTTTTGGTTTTGAGATAATTGATCTGCGAGTTGATAATTGCAGAAAGTTTATGGCCCGGAATAAAACAACGGAACCCGGTTGCAATTCCCATAATATTGTTCAGAAGAACGATCGGAACTTTTCCTACGAAGTGGATTGGTTCGTCTTCTGTTTCATCGTAATTTTTAACGTAATCTATATCAGGTAAACTTTCGAAAAATCCCAGATCTTTTACGAAGTCGGAAAGTTTTACCTCAGTGTATCGGGGAGAAGCGATCGCTCCCGGATCCAAAACATCTCCGAAAGTACCTTCTCCCGCAACTAATGGCCGGTTGTTTGCGAATGTAAAGTCTTGAGCCATCTGAGAAAGAGCATCTTGGATGGATCTATCTCCGTGCGGGTGATATCCCATTGCAAGTCCCGCTACTTTTACAGTCTTAGTGTAACGGTTCCTCGCGTCTGAATTCCACATTGCCCAAAGAATTCTTCTCTGAACGGGCTTTAAACCATCAATTTCGTGAGGAATTGCCCGGGAATCGCAGACATATCGAGAGTATTTTCTCTGATCGTCGTTGACTTGGTCCTCGAATGGTATCTTGGGGAAGTTTTCTTTGCCTGATTTATTGGAATCTTTCATGGGACTTTTATTGCCAAAGGATTTTAGGACGGTTTTACTGTCAACCTTTTAACGTACTACCCGAATTCGTACATACTTTTTAGGAAGAAATCGACTCAAGTTGCAGTAATTCTTACTTTCTCGTTGGGAAACACCGATAAGGAAAGAAAATTTCCCGGTTTTTCCTTGAAGATTCGGACGAAAACGGAAAGTTTTTCAAGAAATCCTCTTTTTCCGGCTGTATTTTTTTGGAACCGAAGTCTCGATCTTATCGCACAGTAACATTCTTCTTACTAGGTTCGACCTATTTGTTTTTTTTAATGTCCTGCTCTCTTTTGACGGAATGGACAGAAGAAAAACCTTTAGTCTCCGATCTTCCTAGTATTCGGATCTATTCTAATATCAGTTCGATCCCGGCAAGTTCTGAATCTTTTCGGAATCAACCTGGTCACCTCAGATATTTAGTATTACAAACCCAATCTTCTAAAGAAAAAATTTGGACTGGAGAAGTGGATCTTTGGGAAACAAAAGAAGACTTTCATACTTCTCTTCCTAAAGGAATTGTTTTTCCAAAATTAAGTTTTAAGGCTTCTTTATTCTCCGGTTCAGCAAGATTAGAAGATGGAGAATTTTCTCATCCTAAACAAGTTTCCTTTCATCCGCAAGGTGTTCTCTCTTGGAGTTGGGAAGGAGAAGGATTTAAATCGGGTACACAAATTTCTTCGCCTAAACAACTTAATGTTTCCGATTGGGGAATTTTATATAATTTTTCCCAAGCAGGGATCGTATGGGTCGCTAAAGAATACCGAAACCTCGGCAAGAATGTAGAACTGAATTGGGAGAATGTGCGCAATAGCCGGACTAGCTTGAGTACTGACTATACAAGCCCAGGTGGAAGAAGTTTTCCTTACGCGGACTACGATTATAAGAACCAAATATTCCAATACGTAAATTTAATAGAAGGCAGACTTCCGGTTTGGACATTCAGAGAAGAAGGCGAATATCGTTGGGCCTGGGGTATTCTTCCCGAAGATCTATTATCTTCTAAGAACGTATCCCAATGGAAACAAAAGAGAAGAGAAGAATTCGTAATCATGCATTTTTATGATGCTGCGAATAATATTCCGTTTACTGCCTTGGCCGATTTGAAGAACTATCCAATCATCCTCTTAAAAGATTACGACAATGCCAGAAAATAAGGAAGTCAGAACCAGGTTCGCACCGTCACCAACCGGGTTCCTTCATGTGGGCGGAGCTAGGACCGCTTTATTCAATTACTTATACGCCAAAGCCCAAGGCGGAAAATTTTTATTAAGGGTAGAAGATACGGATCAAGCCAGATCCACCGAAGAATCTTTTAAAACCATCCTTGAATCCTTAAAATGGTTAGGGATAGAATGGGATGAAGGTCCTCATGTAGGAGGCCCTTACGGTCCGTATGTACAATCCGAAAGGATCTCTATCTATAAAGAATATACGGAAAAGTTGATCTCCGAAGGAAAAGCCTACCGCTGCTTCTGCACCCAAGAAGAATTAGAGGCAAAGAAAAAACAGGCAGAGGCAATGGGAGTCCCTTACGTTTATGACGGACTTCATGCTAACATGAGCGAATCAGAAGTTCAGGAAAAACTGAAAGCAGGAACTCCTTACTCTGTTCGTTTCAAAACTCCATCTAAAACTCTGATCTTCGACGATATCATCCAAGGAAAAGTGAAGTTCGAAACAAAACTGATCGGTGACTTCATCATTGTAAAATCAGACGGTTTCCCTTCTTATAACTACGCTGTGGTTGTGGATGACGGGCTCATGAAAATTTCTCACGTGATCCGTGGAGTGGGACACCTTTCCAATACACCTCGTCAGATCTTACTCTATGAAGCATTGGGTTTTCCAGTTCCTGAGTTTGCTCACGCTTCCGAGATCGTGGGAATGGACGGCAAAAAATTATCTAAACGCGCGGGAGCAACTTCTATATTAGCTTTCCGTGATTTAGGTTATTTGCCTGAAACATTCTTAAATTATATGGCGCTACTAGGTTGGACTTCTCCAGATGGTCAGGAATATCTGCCGGGGGATATTCTTCCTAAAACATTCGATGTACATCGTTGTTCCAAGTCACCTTCTACTTTTGACGTATTCAGAAAGCCGAAGGGAGGGGATGAGGAAGTTGCGACTAACTTCTCCAGTCTGGACCAGATCGCAGAAGCGATGAACCCTAAGTCCAAATTGAATTGGCTTTCTAATAAATATATCAGAGAACTTCCGATCCAAAAGGTAGCGGATAGTTTGGCTCCATTCTTGGAAAACAGAGCGGATATTCCGGCGGAATATAGAGATCCAAAGAATCAGGAATTACATTCTTTAATTGATAGCGTTAGAGTGTATCTGGACAATTTGCGCCAGGCGCCTGATTATATTGCGGAATTTTTCGTATCCGATCTGAAAATAGCGGATGGAGAAGCGAAAGAGATTTTGGCCCAAGAATTTTCTTCGAAAGTTGTCTCCACATTTTACGAATTATTAAAAAAGTCGGATCCTAAAACCGATGAGGATTATAAGGCTTTAATGACCCAAGCAGGAGAATTGACCGGCCAAAAGGGAAAGACCCTATTTATGCCGATCCGAGTTTCCGCTACTGGAAAAGCTCACGGACTGGAGTTACCTATCCTATTCCCTCTCTTAGGGAAGGAAAAGCTACTCAAACGAATAGAGAAAATCTCGGTACAAGTAGGAATTTCTTTACCTTAGGATTTTTTCGGGGGTTTTTTGTTGCAAAACCCCCCTTTCGGTCTGTATTAATATACTAGGGGACTTCTCAGATAAGAAATGAGGGATACGGCCGATTCACTTTTGGTAAGGCATCATTCGGGTTCGTACGTTATGTTCCTGCCTCCTGATTTAACTAGCATTCGGGAGTTCAGAAAAGCACTTCGTCAATCCTTAGAAGAGAATACTTTTATCTCTAAAGATATCCAGCAGATTGAGCTTGCTGCAGACGAGGCACTTACCAACTCAATCTCAGCAAATTATAATTCTAGTTCGGAAGAAACGATCATCTGCAGATGGATCGTGAACAATTCTAAGTTTACTTTATGGATCGTCGACTACGGTTCCGGTCTGAAAAAAGAAAAGATAGAAGAGCAAGTAGCGGAAGCTAGACCTTCTTCTCTCCAAGAGTTTTTAAAAAAAGTAAAAACATACCAAGAAGGAAAATGCGAGGTGCTTCCTAATAAAGGAAAGCTTACTCAACATAGGAATTTAGGTAAAGGTTTACTTATCATGCAATCCTTAATGGATTCAGTGAAGATCATGTATCATTGTAAAGAAGGAAGAATTTCCTCCGACCCTACCGATTCAAGTATCCGCGGGTCCATTATCGAATTAGCATTCGATTCTAAAAAACACTGACCTTGACTTTAAACGAATACGCTCAATTTCTCTTAAGCTCTCCCAATTTAGAGGATAAATTATATTCTCCGGAAAAAATGCCGGAGGATGTTCTATGGCCTAATTTTGTTCCTAAAGACAGACCGGAAAGATCTTCTAAGATAATTTTCTCGGATAAAAAATCAAAAATGCCTCGGGTAGAACATTTGAATTCCGAGGAGAATAGAATACTTTCTCTCCATCATTTTGCAAATCATGAACTCATGGCCGTAGAGATATTTGCTTGGGCCATATTAAAATTTCAGAATGCTCCTTCTTCTGTCCGTAAAAGTTTGTACAAAACTATTTTGGAAGAACAGAAACATCTGAAACTTTATTTGGACTCTATAAGAGAATGGGGAATGGATCTGGGAGATCGTCCTCTAAATTATATCTTCTGGAAACAAACCCCGAATATGCAAACTTTGCAGAAGTTCTTTGCGATCATGGCTCTTTCTTTCGAAGGGGCCAATTTGGATTTTTCTATGATCTATCAAAAGGCATTCGAAAAATTCGGAGACCAAAAACGATCCGATATCATGCAGATCGTTCATGATGATGAGATCAGGCATGTAAAAAGAGGAGTCAAAATAGTGTTCTCAGATAAGGTCTCGCGAGACCGACAATGGGAGAAGTATCTGGAACTTTTGACTCATCCATTTACTCCCAGAAGAGCAAAGGGATTTTTGTATTTTCCGGAGCTTAGGACCAAGGCCGGATTATCACCTGAGTTTGCTGAGGCTTTAGGAGCTTATACTGACGAATACGATGGTACTACAAATGCTCGGATCGTAAAAAATGTGTTCGGTATGGAGGCTGGTTAAGGCATAGGAAATCGATAGACATCTGATTTTCTTGGAAAGAAGCTGTAGTTCAGAATATGTTTCGTTTCATCTCTTTTTCCCGAGTATTGATCCTTTTTTCAGTATTCATTCTTCTCATCGCTTGTAATTCAAAAACACCATCCGATTCCAAGATCATTTCCTTAACAATCCCTGAGGCCGAAGAAAAAAGCCCGGACGTGGTCCTCAAAAAATTAGGAAACCTGGACGAGGATCCTGATCTAGAAGTCTTTTCCTTGGTCCGAAACGGAACCGAAGAGATTCTTGCAGTTTTCAAAAAACAAAATGGAGAATGGACACTCAAGTCCAAGATAGGTTTTAATCTCCTAAATATCGGACCTTTTGTGCATGATCCTAAAGCTTCTTCTTGGAAAGCAGGAGAGGACGAAAATGCAAAAGAATCCGGCTATGTAGTTAAAAGAATTCTAATGGAAGAGCTTCCTGGAGATTCTTTCAATTCTCTATTTTTAGAAGTTTTAAGCGAAGAACCTCCTTTGGGTCTTTTTTCTGTTCCATACGTGATCAGAAAAGGTGAGAAAATTTTAGATGGACTCGCTTCTTTAAAAGATCACCAGTTTTTAGCAAAATCAAAGCGTATCGATTTTTCTTATAATAAAGAGGAAAAGAATCTTACTATCTTTCCGAATAATCGTACTTACGCTCAAAATTTTAATTTTAATGGATGGGAATTAGTTCCCGACGTTCCAAGTGTTGCTGCTCCAGGTCTATTAAGTGTAGAAGCTCCGATCGAATGGAAAAAGGGCGTTACATCCGAAGTGGTGATCTGGTTCAAGAACAGAGGATCTTATTCAGGAACTACTTATATCACTCTTTCTTTTCCGCAAGGTGGAAAAGTGGAAGTGGATTCTGGTAAAGAAGGATTGAGATATTATTCTCCAGGATCTTCCGTATATTCTTTCGAAAAAAAATATATCAACTCCAAAGTTCCTTTATTGGAAATTACGAAAGAAGGTTGGGCAAGAAATCACAAGTATGGAGTTCGTTTTAAATACACACCTGAGGCTGACGGTATTCCTAATATATTAGTACGATCCAGTTCTAAGTCTTATAGAGAAACGATCAATCTTCCGACGGATTACAGTTCCGTAAAAACTGAAATTGACCAACAAGGTTTCAAAAGTTATCCTCTGCCATTGGAATCTAGAGGAAAGTCCAAATAATAGTCGGATACAATAGTGAGTAGTTTCGAAGAACATAAACTTAAACATGCCAAGGTAGAGATCGTTCGAGCTCAGGTGGAAAGATTCCGCAAATTTTACGCGGATTATTTTCATTTGGAAGAAACGATTTCTATGGTGGAGTATTTTTTCGAAACTATTTACAACCTTGATGGTAAAGAAGCTTGGATGCATTTGGCTTTAGACACATACCAAAAAGTAAAAGGTATGATGAAAGAAACCACTAGGGCGAATCTAGAAACTCTTATCGAGTTAAACAATCTCACTGATCATCTTGATTCTGAAATGGCACAATTGCTTATCCATAGAGATTGGGACGGCAAAAAACTTTCTAGAGAAGAATATGATGATCTGTACAAAGCATACGGTCATAAAGAAGAAAGAGAAAAACAGTTAGAGATCGTTCTTCATAATCTCAGAACATTTTACGAATTAGCTCATAAGCCTATCTCTGCTTATCTGATCCGACCTGCTCGATTTATGGCGGGCTTGTTAGGAGTTTCTCTTTTATTCGAATCAGTGGAGAAGGCATACAACGCAGTTTTACCTGTGTCTCCAGAAATTTTTGTTTCTTTTATCGAGCAAGTGGAGAGAAGAGAGACGGAATATCTAGAGTCTGCTTTCTTAAACGGAAAGCAACCTAAGGAGCCATCTGCTTGAACGGAAGATCACGTTTTTCCAGATACAGAAAGCCTATCGAAGCCGGCGATGAGAACCGGGATAGATGGCTTTTGACGTATGCGGATATGATCACACTTCTTCTTGGACTTTTTATCATTTTATATTCTATTTCCCAAGTAGACCAAAATAAACTAAAACAAGTTGCCGATTTGGTCAGAGGTGGATTTGGTTTAGGAGAATCTTTTTTCGAAGGCTCCAATATCACATTAGAAGAGGATCCTTTATTACAACCTAGGACCCAAATGTATCGCTTCTGGGAAAGGATCTCTTACGCTTTAAAAAAACTGAAAGAAAAAACGAAATTATTCATAGGCATTAACGAAACAGAAGAGATCCGCATCCAAGTATTTGCACCATCCTTAGGCGAAGGTGAGTTTCACCCGGACGAGGACACCGACTTCACTTTCAAAAAAGTAGCAGAGGTCGCACAAGGCATGGACGTGGACATCACACTGAGAGTCCAAGTTCCTTATGCGGAACAAGCTGGCCAAGGTTTCAGAAATATCTGGGAGTATAATGCACATCGTGCAGGTTTGATCGCAGAAACATTGTCAGAAAAATATGGGATCTCTAGAGAAAGACTCTCAGTCCAAGCATATCATGGATTTAGAAAGTTAGGGCCGGAAGAAGGTCCCAGCCCAGAAGTAAAGGCTTCCCAGGAAAGAATAGAAATCATCATTCGTAAACGAGGTAAGGAAGAATAAGGAATGATCTCTAAAATAAATAAAGTTGTAATTCCTTTCGTACTTGTGGGAGCATTCTTCTCATTTGGTTGTTCCAAAAAGAAAAAAGTCCCAGCTGCAGTGGAATCTGTATGGAAAACGGATCAGAATGGAGTGGAGAATTCTAGCGGGTTTGCATGGGTTTCCAAGTATTGTGAGAAGGTTAGACAATGCGCAGATGGCGACATGAAAACCTTAAACCCTGACTCAGAAGCAATTCTAGAAAAAAGATTAAGAAAGGATTTTTGTTTAGAAAAATTTAAAGAATCCAAAGTGTATACTTTGGCTGCGCAAGAACCCAAATTGGTTATTGATAGGACTATTTCCTGTTTAAAAACGGCAACGGAAGCAGACTGCTCTTTGATCAAAAAGGGAGTTTCTGAACTTTCGGAAGATTGTAAATGGTTACAAACTCTTCAAAACTCTAAAGAATAAAAATATAAAGGTCTTATAAAAGACCCGGGTTTTAAAAACCTATTTCCGTGGACAAAAGATACGATCTGAAAATTTCGGAGGCGAACCTTGCTCAGAGGTATCAAAAGACTAAATCGATACGAGAAAAGATTACTCAGGATCGCAAAGCTTGGTGGCAAACTCGTAAAAATTAACCAAGCAGGATTTTCCAGAAGGACCGACGAAGGCTTTCGTTTTCCGATCTATAGTTTGGAGATTGGGACCAAAGAAGGCTTGGAAAAACATCCCGTAGGGATTACGGCAGGCGTTCATGGGTTGGAAACTATTGGAATCCAGATCCTGATCGATTTTTTGGAATATATAATTAGCCCCAAATCCACAGGGTATCTTCCTGAATTAAAAAAAGGTAAATTAGGATTAATTGTTATTCCAATCGTGAATCCGGGTGGAGTGGCAGCGAAGACCAGAGCAAATCCAGGTGGAGTGGACCTGATGAGAAACTCAGGGATAGATGCGGAAAAGCCTCTTCCTTTTTTTGGAGGCCAAAAGTTCTCCAATAAACTTCCTTATTTTAGGGGGCATGGGTTGGAGCCTGAATCTAGGACACTTTCCCGGACTGTCTTCGAAAAATTCTTTCATGTCCAAGATTCTATTCTACCTGTTTTAGATCTACATTCCGGTTTTGGAACTGTGGATAATGTTTGGTGGCCATATGCTTATACTCATAGGCCTTGCACCGATACTCCTTTGTATGAAAAGATTGCTTCTCACTTTAAAGATCATTGTGGTCATATCAATTTTGCTTATGGTCCTCAAAGCGCGAGTTATACAACTCACGGGGATCTTTGGGATAAGTTTTACGATCATTATCAAGAATTATATTCTGAACAAGAGGGTTGGAGTTCCAAATTTCTTCCTTTAACATTAGAAGTGGGAACTTGGTCTGATATCAAAGAAGAACCTATGAAGTTATTTTCTAAAAAAGGAATATTTAGGCCGGCAGAGCATAATAAAAGCGAGGTTCTAACTAGATATAGAGGTTTTTTAAGAGACTTTGTTCGATTGGGCCTGACAAAACCTGCGGACTGGAAGGAATCTCAATAGATCTTCAAGTATTTCGAAGATATTAAGAAGAAGGTCCTAGCTTTTCTAAAATTTCCTTGGGAGTTTCATAAATTCCTTGGCTCTTGTAGATCCAGGCAAGTCTATCAAGTTCTTTTAATTGTTCTAATACTTTAGAATCTTCTAAATTAGGATTTTTCCTTTTTAGTTTTTTCAGTTCCGTGAAAAAGGAAACATTGTCCCGATTCCGATTTAAAAGATGCCCCGACAATCCTATGCAAGGACAAGCCTTGTTATTATCGATCCACATCCCGCATTCTTTGGATAAAAACTCGGACAGTTTCTTTTTGGAACGCGAAAGTTTTTGACGAAAGTTTTCGGAACTGATGTTCAAAATTTCAGCTCCTTCTTCGCTAGTCATACCGTAAACGGAAGATAGAATGAATACTATCCTATCCGCGGAATTCAATTTTAACAAAACTGCATGTACACAGCCGAATCTGATCTCTTCCTCTAAAATTTTATCTTCCACCTGATCTTCTAAGGAGATCGAGTTAGGTTTAGATAAATATTCTTGGCGTATTCTGCTTAAGTACACAATGTTCTTAGGCCTTTTGATAGACAGAAGATGATTACTCGCGATAGAATATACCCAAGTAGTAAACTTACTCTCAAATCTAAATCCGGAAAGTTTACTGGAAATTTTGAGTAGGATCTCTTGGGTTGCGTCTTCCGCTTCTTGAGGATCCCATAACATTCTTAAGGAAAGATTAAAGATATAATCTTGGATCTTTTCTAACAGGATTTCCATCGCTCTAGGCTTTCCTTCTAGAGCGATTCGGATCGTATCCGTAAACTCGTCTTGTATCGTTACGGATTTTTCCATTCTAAGCTGTGATCCCTTTTTTCCTAAGATAATGTTCCAAATTTCTGGCAGCTTCCGATCTAACCTTTCCTTGGACTAAAGGTGACCATCCTAAAAGAATTCCAGGAGCGCCTAAAGCCATTCTGGTCCATTTCCAGAGTGGAAATCTATCCTTTTGTTTCACTACCTTTCCGTTTTTAAATTGGAATTCGGATCTGATATGGTTTTGGACTTTTCTTCCCGTTTTTGAAAAAAGGTAGGTTGCCACCCAATATGCTGTTCCGGTCTCAGCATTTGCGTTTGCTTCTACTAATTCTATTGTTGCGTTCGGATCCATTCTTTCTAAAAGCATGGTCCACATTCCAGGTACTGCACCACCTTTTAATTTAGGAAATACAGGATCTGAAAATTCTACTTCTTGTGAGTAGAAGTCCGAGATACTTGCGGAATTTCTTGAATGAAAACTTTTATAAAAGTCTCTAATTTTGGTTTCGTTTGGATGCATTTGAATATCCCTTTTTGATTTCGCATATTAGGATCGAATTTGCAGTTTCACTGTGACTTGATTTTGGAAGAATTTTTAGAAAAAGATAAAAAAAGGCCCGCTAAGAAGCGGGCCTGAAAATCATTCGGACAAGCGGATTAAACTCATCCGAGGCAAGGCGAATAGAAAACGCCATAATGGCGTTGATGTAAACTCCAGTTAACATATATGAGTTAAGTAATAACTCACACTGGAGAGTAACAATTCGATAATATACTAAATAGAATCGAAAATCGTTCGGAATTATATACATGAACGTTTTTTGTTTGCACCGAATTGAATTACTAAAAA
The sequence above is a segment of the Leptospira hartskeerlii genome. Coding sequences within it:
- a CDS encoding LA_2478/LA_2722/LA_4182 family protein, which produces MISKINKVVIPFVLVGAFFSFGCSKKKKVPAAVESVWKTDQNGVENSSGFAWVSKYCEKVRQCADGDMKTLNPDSEAILEKRLRKDFCLEKFKESKVYTLAAQEPKLVIDRTISCLKTATEADCSLIKKGVSELSEDCKWLQTLQNSKE
- a CDS encoding flagellar motor protein MotB; amino-acid sequence: MNGRSRFSRYRKPIEAGDENRDRWLLTYADMITLLLGLFIILYSISQVDQNKLKQVADLVRGGFGLGESFFEGSNITLEEDPLLQPRTQMYRFWERISYALKKLKEKTKLFIGINETEEIRIQVFAPSLGEGEFHPDEDTDFTFKKVAEVAQGMDVDITLRVQVPYAEQAGQGFRNIWEYNAHRAGLIAETLSEKYGISRERLSVQAYHGFRKLGPEEGPSPEVKASQERIEIIIRKRGKEE
- a CDS encoding M14 family zinc carboxypeptidase, yielding MLRGIKRLNRYEKRLLRIAKLGGKLVKINQAGFSRRTDEGFRFPIYSLEIGTKEGLEKHPVGITAGVHGLETIGIQILIDFLEYIISPKSTGYLPELKKGKLGLIVIPIVNPGGVAAKTRANPGGVDLMRNSGIDAEKPLPFFGGQKFSNKLPYFRGHGLEPESRTLSRTVFEKFFHVQDSILPVLDLHSGFGTVDNVWWPYAYTHRPCTDTPLYEKIASHFKDHCGHINFAYGPQSASYTTHGDLWDKFYDHYQELYSEQEGWSSKFLPLTLEVGTWSDIKEEPMKLFSKKGIFRPAEHNKSEVLTRYRGFLRDFVRLGLTKPADWKESQ
- a CDS encoding nuclear transport factor 2 family protein, with the protein product MHPNETKIRDFYKSFHSRNSASISDFYSQEVEFSDPVFPKLKGGAVPGMWTMLLERMDPNATIELVEANANAETGTAYWVATYLFSKTGRKVQNHIRSEFQFKNGKVVKQKDRFPLWKWTRMALGAPGILLGWSPLVQGKVRSEAARNLEHYLRKKGITA
- a CDS encoding RNA polymerase sigma factor; translation: MEKSVTIQDEFTDTIRIALEGKPRAMEILLEKIQDYIFNLSLRMLWDPQEAEDATQEILLKISSKLSGFRFESKFTTWVYSIASNHLLSIKRPKNIVYLSRIRQEYLSKPNSISLEDQVEDKILEEEIRFGCVHAVLLKLNSADRIVFILSSVYGMTSEEGAEILNISSENFRQKLSRSKKKLSEFLSKECGMWIDNNKACPCIGLSGHLLNRNRDNVSFFTELKKLKRKNPNLEDSKVLEQLKELDRLAWIYKSQGIYETPKEILEKLGPSS